The following proteins are encoded in a genomic region of Dyadobacter sp. UC 10:
- a CDS encoding rhodanese-like domain-containing protein, producing the protein MDITVEELKRRLDEGEDLHFYDVREEHEYEEDNLGATLIPLGELPDHLDELEPLKGEEIIIHCRSGARSGKAAKFLESQGFSNVRNVLGGILAYRELED; encoded by the coding sequence ATGGATATTACAGTCGAAGAATTGAAAAGAAGATTGGATGAAGGGGAAGACCTTCATTTTTATGATGTTCGCGAAGAACACGAATATGAAGAGGATAATCTGGGTGCAACCCTGATCCCGCTGGGTGAGCTGCCGGATCACCTGGACGAACTGGAACCGTTGAAAGGAGAGGAAATCATTATCCACTGCCGTTCGGGAGCAAGAAGCGGTAAAGCTGCAAAGTTCCTCGAATCGCAGGGTTTTAGCAATGTGAGAAATGTTCTGGGAGGCATACTGGCATATCGGGAATTGGAAGATTAG
- the miaA gene encoding tRNA (adenosine(37)-N6)-dimethylallyltransferase MiaA, protein MPNSKKKKLIIIAGPTAVGKTAISIKLAKDLNSEIISADSRQFFRELNIGTAKPSSQELNEVHHHYINSHSIIENYSAGDFERDVIALLETVFETADHIVMTGGSGFYIKAVLEGLDDLPVPLPGLRESLTERLHTEGLHVLQQELETIDPAFHNSSEILNPQRVLRALEVYKTTGTPISQFRLRNKKERNFEPVCIAVNRERAELYQRIDTRIDSMLADGLVDEVRGLSGFRTHQALQTVGYKEVFDFLDGTYDEQEMIRILKQNSRRYAKRQLTWFRHQGNFEWFDVEDYEKILGHIRARLLV, encoded by the coding sequence ATGCCAAATAGCAAAAAGAAAAAACTCATAATAATTGCCGGTCCGACAGCAGTTGGTAAAACCGCCATTTCCATCAAATTGGCAAAAGATCTAAACTCAGAAATAATATCGGCAGACTCCAGGCAGTTTTTTAGGGAGCTCAATATAGGAACTGCAAAACCCTCGTCTCAGGAGTTGAATGAAGTTCACCATCACTATATTAATTCGCATTCAATTATAGAAAATTACAGCGCCGGGGACTTCGAAAGAGACGTTATCGCCCTGCTGGAAACTGTATTTGAGACTGCAGATCACATTGTTATGACCGGAGGCTCCGGATTTTACATTAAAGCCGTTTTGGAAGGACTTGATGACTTGCCTGTTCCGCTGCCAGGCCTGCGAGAATCTTTGACTGAAAGACTTCATACCGAAGGGCTGCATGTTTTACAGCAAGAACTTGAAACAATTGATCCGGCTTTTCACAATTCAAGTGAAATACTAAACCCTCAACGCGTTTTACGCGCTCTGGAAGTATATAAAACTACCGGAACGCCTATTAGCCAATTTCGTTTGAGAAACAAAAAAGAAAGAAATTTCGAACCGGTTTGCATAGCAGTGAACCGTGAACGAGCAGAACTATATCAGCGGATTGACACCAGGATTGACAGTATGTTAGCCGACGGTCTGGTTGATGAGGTTCGCGGCCTTTCGGGTTTCCGTACCCACCAGGCTTTACAAACAGTAGGTTACAAAGAAGTTTTTGATTTCCTGGATGGCACTTATGACGAACAGGAAATGATCAGGATATTGAAACAAAATTCAAGAAGATATGCCAAGCGCCAACTGACCTGGTTTCGGCATCAGGGGAACTTTGAATGGTTTGATGTGGAAGACTATGAGAAAATACTGGGCCACATCAGAGCGAGACTACTCGTTTAA